A window of Candidatus Eisenbacteria bacterium contains these coding sequences:
- a CDS encoding DUF3795 domain-containing protein encodes MHDKTGLTDDFSACLKSVPKEDLSCGGCKSDNVYYGCRICTLRSCAREKNVEHCIDCPDYPCKKYRKWQGVAKFLPHINEAEDNLEAIKDDGVDHWLDSQKKEWSCPTCGNPFSWYASICSKCGRSLVSKAFKLSGWRKFLCRFMIPMVYRKGKARYKSV; translated from the coding sequence ATGCATGATAAAACCGGTCTCACTGATGATTTTTCTGCCTGTCTCAAAAGTGTGCCGAAGGAGGATTTATCTTGCGGCGGCTGCAAATCCGACAATGTGTACTATGGTTGCCGTATTTGTACTCTCCGTTCCTGTGCGCGTGAAAAAAATGTCGAGCATTGTATCGACTGTCCCGATTATCCATGTAAAAAATATAGAAAGTGGCAAGGGGTGGCAAAATTTCTCCCTCACATTAATGAAGCTGAGGATAACCTGGAGGCTATCAAAGACGACGGTGTTGACCACTGGCTTGATTCGCAAAAAAAAGAATGGTCATGCCCTACCTGCGGCAATCCTTTCTCATGGTATGCATCTATATGTTCAAAGTGTGGTCGTAGCCTTGTGTCAAAAGCATTCAAACTATCCGGCTGGAGGAAATTCTTGTGCCGCTTTATGATCCCGATGGTGTATCGAAAGGGAAAGGCGAGGTATAAGAGTGTTTAA
- a CDS encoding toll/interleukin-1 receptor domain-containing protein has translation MDSFPYRVFISYSHTDRSIVDSLVQVLRDSGTYPMWDDDLVGGSGFSDQIQDFISNSHIFLPVLTQESKDRPWLHQEIGYALALGKPIIPIALNALPDGIISGVQAIQLKDDLSDAQQKLTPALFRKHMTSIQEHPITYQCTDDNIRRAQLLAQHADSVSSIHQHGRVRQMASLTSFHLPGRGTKDPIWKKYYPATPDNKILFDALRKERVALTEHAEIAGCSLILDPFDRLEEIYKRHGAGNVIARVNGLISFLKDDTVSNIEVAINDDREREISLTVVGDWFSSEAVSSGEKSILKEAVFTRCATEVRQHIEDFDERLEELLDSRGWHVESSRTEAISCLESYLENLKSKEPNLAQRRLR, from the coding sequence ATGGATTCGTTTCCATATCGAGTATTTATAAGCTATTCACATACCGATCGATCGATTGTAGATAGTCTAGTTCAAGTTTTACGAGATTCAGGGACCTATCCAATGTGGGACGACGACTTAGTTGGCGGGAGCGGCTTTTCAGATCAAATTCAAGATTTCATCAGCAATTCTCACATATTCCTTCCTGTGCTAACTCAAGAGTCAAAAGATCGTCCATGGTTACACCAGGAAATAGGCTACGCACTCGCCCTGGGAAAACCCATTATACCGATTGCCTTAAACGCCTTGCCGGATGGAATCATAAGTGGAGTTCAGGCAATTCAATTGAAAGACGATCTCTCGGACGCGCAGCAAAAACTTACGCCGGCTCTATTTCGAAAACACATGACATCCATCCAAGAGCACCCGATAACGTATCAATGCACCGATGACAACATCCGCCGCGCGCAACTGCTAGCCCAACATGCAGATAGCGTGAGCTCTATTCATCAACATGGCCGAGTGCGCCAAATGGCCTCGCTAACATCATTCCATCTCCCGGGGCGTGGGACCAAGGACCCTATCTGGAAAAAATATTATCCAGCGACTCCCGATAACAAGATTCTCTTTGATGCGTTGCGCAAAGAGCGAGTTGCTTTAACTGAACACGCCGAAATAGCCGGATGCAGCCTAATCCTTGATCCGTTCGATCGACTTGAAGAAATCTACAAAAGACATGGCGCAGGTAATGTTATAGCCCGTGTTAACGGACTCATTTCCTTTCTGAAAGACGATACAGTAAGTAACATAGAAGTTGCTATAAATGATGACAGAGAGCGCGAGATCTCACTGACTGTTGTTGGTGATTGGTTTTCATCCGAAGCTGTGTCTTCAGGCGAGAAAAGCATCTTGAAGGAAGCCGTTTTTACACGATGTGCCACGGAGGTTCGACAACATATCGAGGATTTTGATGAACGGCTTGAGGAGCTCCTAGATTCCAGAGGGTGGCACGTGGAATCATCTCGCACAGAAGCAATATCATGTTTGGAATCCTATCTGGAGAATTTGAAATCCAAGGAGCCTAATTTGGCTCAGCGTAGGTTAAGATAA
- a CDS encoding 3-ketoacyl-CoA thiolase codes for MPLSRKVYGAAGAYTISLGSGRKEFNPKKARPGLEHYIKEAGQAAIAQISDPAIIDECVIGNFMAARFNRQGNLAALMPTIHPSLEYKPSTRTEGACGSGGLAVMTGLKSIAAGLADVVLVLGTEVQNTVKAIYGADILAGAGHYASQRKEGHAYFFPSMFSDRAGAAFEKFGEEKVRRAMTQWFVNAVEGARRCPEAQEHHNTVEDLHALGNTKPNPRAFVDNLNVFDCSKVSDGAAAILLFSDEGLRKAGIAKKDAMEITGLGCSVADLTKPPVDPTKATTSETAVQKAYKMAGITAKDLGFAEVHDCFTITGVLMAEATGFVGYGEGYDFISEGHTKLGGRFPLNLSGGLVGYGHYTGGTGVRQTVDNWKQLTGRAGDFQVKNLEGKHGLVISMGGNDRTVVSLVTRRAQ; via the coding sequence ATGCCGTTAAGCCGAAAAGTCTATGGAGCCGCCGGGGCTTATACAATTTCGCTCGGATCGGGCCGAAAAGAGTTCAATCCCAAAAAAGCCCGCCCCGGTCTCGAACACTACATCAAAGAGGCGGGCCAAGCCGCCATCGCCCAGATTTCCGATCCCGCCATCATCGATGAGTGCGTCATCGGGAATTTCATGGCGGCCCGTTTCAACAGACAGGGCAACCTGGCGGCTCTGATGCCGACCATCCATCCCTCGCTCGAGTACAAGCCGAGCACGCGGACCGAAGGAGCCTGCGGATCGGGTGGGTTGGCCGTGATGACCGGACTCAAGTCCATCGCGGCCGGCTTGGCCGATGTTGTTTTGGTTCTAGGAACGGAAGTGCAGAACACGGTGAAGGCGATCTATGGGGCCGATATTCTCGCGGGCGCGGGCCACTATGCCTCGCAGCGCAAAGAAGGCCACGCTTACTTCTTCCCCTCCATGTTCTCCGACCGGGCCGGCGCGGCCTTCGAGAAGTTCGGCGAGGAAAAAGTGCGCCGTGCGATGACCCAATGGTTTGTCAATGCGGTTGAGGGCGCCCGCCGGTGCCCTGAGGCGCAGGAGCACCACAATACGGTTGAAGATCTTCATGCCTTGGGCAACACGAAGCCCAATCCCAGAGCCTTTGTCGACAACTTGAACGTTTTCGATTGTTCAAAGGTCTCCGACGGCGCCGCCGCCATCCTCCTCTTTTCCGATGAAGGCCTGAGAAAAGCCGGCATCGCAAAGAAGGACGCGATGGAAATCACGGGCCTCGGCTGCTCGGTCGCCGACCTCACCAAACCGCCGGTGGATCCCACCAAGGCCACCACGAGCGAAACGGCCGTACAGAAGGCTTATAAAATGGCCGGCATCACGGCCAAGGATCTCGGCTTCGCCGAGGTGCACGATTGCTTTACCATTACCGGCGTACTGATGGCCGAAGCGACCGGCTTTGTGGGCTACGGAGAAGGGTACGATTTCATCTCCGAGGGCCACACAAAGCTCGGCGGCCGTTTCCCGCTCAATCTTTCGGGCGGACTGGTCGGCTATGGCCACTACACCGGCGGCACCGGTGTGCGCCAGACGGTGGACAACTGGAAGCAACTCACCGGACGCGCGGGCGACTTCCAGGTCAAGAATCTGGAAGGCAAGCACGGCCTGGTGATCAGTATGGGCGGCAACGACCGGACCGTCGTATCGCTTGTCACACGGCGCGCACAATAG
- a CDS encoding nucleotidyltransferase domain-containing protein, whose translation MKKTRIDFGDERIRDFARKWRITELALFGSVLRDDFNSSSDVDVLVAFEDHAKWSLFDLIDMRDELQTILGREVDLIEKRSLRNPFRRSEILRTRKVIYAA comes from the coding sequence ATGAAGAAGACTCGAATTGACTTTGGTGATGAGCGTATCCGTGACTTCGCTCGAAAATGGAGGATCACGGAGTTGGCTCTCTTTGGCTCAGTTTTGCGGGATGATTTCAACTCGAGCAGTGATGTTGATGTGCTTGTTGCTTTTGAGGATCATGCCAAATGGTCCTTATTCGATCTTATTGATATGCGTGATGAACTTCAGACGATTTTGGGTCGAGAAGTTGATCTCATAGAAAAAAGAAGCCTGCGAAATCCCTTTAGGAGATCTGAGATTCTTCGGACCAGGAAAGTCATTTATGCCGCTTAA
- a CDS encoding 3-hydroxyacyl-CoA dehydrogenase family protein translates to MELAERYENVGVIGAAGKMGSGIALLLSQQMAERKLDPKGKGRHFRLVAMDVDDAGLDGLRSYLAAQMRKAAEKMTVALRGLYADRADLVENSEIIDAFIDDAVGVVRFTTDLNALKDCHMIFEAIAENIPLKVKIYSRLNELCGPDTWFFTNTSSVPISLLDRDANLGGRIIGYHFYNPPAVQKLLELITTPATKPELIEAGKAIAADLRKKVIPANDIAGFIGNGHFIRDGLHGIAETERLAKEHGFAEAVYMVNRVSQDWLVRPMGIFQLIDYVGVDVFQCILGVMNPHIDGEDLHSDLIDKLMKAGVKGGQNPDGSQKNGILQYVKGRPAGAYSFDKSGYVPLEAAWTGKLDALLGALPAGHAPWKALMGDPGKDEKLAAYFKNMKKDAGMGSRLGTTYLKRSKEIGEHLVSSGVAAQADDVNGVLMNGFFHLYGPINDYA, encoded by the coding sequence ATGGAGTTGGCGGAACGTTATGAAAATGTTGGAGTTATAGGCGCGGCGGGGAAGATGGGCAGCGGCATCGCTCTGCTCCTCTCCCAGCAGATGGCGGAGCGCAAGCTCGACCCCAAGGGCAAGGGCCGGCACTTTCGCTTGGTCGCGATGGATGTCGATGATGCCGGATTGGATGGGCTGCGCTCGTATCTAGCCGCCCAAATGCGCAAGGCCGCCGAGAAGATGACGGTCGCCCTCCGCGGCCTCTATGCCGATCGCGCGGATCTGGTCGAGAATTCCGAGATCATCGATGCCTTCATTGATGACGCCGTCGGCGTCGTCCGTTTTACAACCGACCTCAACGCCCTCAAAGATTGCCACATGATCTTTGAAGCGATCGCCGAGAATATTCCGCTCAAAGTTAAGATCTACAGCAGGCTCAATGAACTCTGCGGGCCCGACACCTGGTTCTTCACCAACACATCATCGGTTCCCATCAGCCTGCTGGATCGCGATGCAAATCTCGGCGGACGGATCATCGGCTACCACTTTTACAATCCGCCGGCCGTTCAGAAACTGCTCGAGCTGATCACGACGCCGGCGACAAAGCCCGAACTGATTGAAGCCGGGAAGGCCATCGCCGCCGATCTCCGCAAAAAGGTGATTCCGGCCAACGATATCGCGGGATTTATCGGTAACGGCCATTTTATACGGGACGGACTCCACGGCATCGCCGAAACGGAGCGTCTCGCCAAGGAACATGGTTTCGCCGAAGCGGTATATATGGTGAACCGGGTGAGCCAGGATTGGCTGGTCCGCCCCATGGGGATTTTCCAGCTCATCGATTATGTCGGCGTGGATGTCTTTCAGTGCATCCTCGGTGTGATGAATCCGCATATCGATGGCGAGGATCTCCACTCCGACCTGATCGACAAGCTCATGAAGGCCGGTGTCAAAGGCGGGCAAAACCCCGACGGCAGCCAGAAGAACGGCATTTTACAATACGTCAAGGGGCGTCCCGCCGGCGCGTACAGCTTCGACAAGAGCGGTTATGTTCCCTTGGAAGCAGCCTGGACGGGCAAGTTGGACGCTCTATTAGGCGCCCTTCCCGCGGGTCACGCTCCGTGGAAGGCGCTGATGGGCGATCCAGGCAAGGACGAGAAGCTGGCCGCCTATTTTAAGAATATGAAGAAGGACGCAGGGATGGGCTCCCGTTTGGGGACGACCTATCTCAAGAGATCGAAGGAGATCGGAGAGCATCTCGTCAGCAGCGGCGTCGCGGCGCAGGCCGACGACGTCAACGGTGTTCTCATGAACGGCTTCTTCCATCTTTATGGGCCGATCAACGATTACGCCTGA
- a CDS encoding glycosyltransferase encodes MSHGAHNRGIGCIPGERVLKTVHIDTERTWRGGEQQALYLAQGLARRSIDVTMVGNPGSPFIESARRDGLPGFELPLRGALNPAAVFQLMQLFRDIRPDIVHAHSAHAHALGALAGRLSGIGRIVVSRRVDFSIHHAPLRLSLLKYRFGVDRFIAISEGVKAVMIRDGVPADKIDLVPSGVDIEMLEATPTRDFRSEFGIPESAPVVGDVAHFGWHKAQEVLVRACPLIWEQEPETRVILVGDGGERAKVERIAHAIGAGHRLIFTGHRTDARELIRWFDIFVMCSVLEGLCTSILDAHILGTPVVASDVGGIPEIVKNEETGLLVPPQDPASLAGAILRLLRDRHLGARLNQAGRSLVMKRYSVNAMVEGTLAVYRRLLH; translated from the coding sequence TTGTCACACGGCGCGCACAATAGAGGAATCGGCTGCATTCCCGGGGAGCGGGTTCTGAAAACCGTTCATATTGATACCGAACGCACATGGCGCGGCGGTGAGCAACAAGCCCTCTACCTCGCGCAGGGTTTGGCGCGGCGATCGATCGATGTGACAATGGTCGGAAATCCCGGAAGCCCATTCATTGAGAGCGCCCGGCGGGACGGCCTGCCGGGCTTTGAATTGCCGCTGCGGGGTGCGTTGAACCCCGCGGCCGTCTTCCAACTGATGCAGCTGTTCCGCGACATCCGGCCGGATATTGTACACGCGCACAGCGCGCATGCCCACGCGCTCGGCGCTCTTGCCGGCCGCCTCTCGGGGATCGGGCGCATCGTCGTTTCCCGGCGCGTCGACTTCTCGATTCATCATGCGCCTCTTCGATTGAGCCTCCTCAAATACCGTTTCGGCGTCGATCGCTTTATCGCCATTTCCGAAGGTGTCAAAGCGGTCATGATCCGGGACGGTGTTCCGGCGGACAAAATCGATCTGGTTCCCTCCGGCGTTGATATTGAGATGCTGGAAGCAACGCCAACCCGCGATTTCAGGAGTGAATTCGGCATTCCGGAATCGGCGCCGGTTGTCGGCGATGTGGCCCATTTCGGGTGGCACAAGGCGCAGGAAGTGCTGGTCCGGGCCTGTCCCCTCATCTGGGAGCAGGAACCGGAAACCCGTGTGATCCTTGTCGGCGACGGCGGCGAACGCGCCAAGGTTGAACGGATCGCGCATGCGATCGGAGCCGGTCACCGGCTCATCTTCACGGGGCACCGCACGGACGCCCGGGAGCTTATCCGCTGGTTTGACATTTTTGTCATGTGCTCGGTCCTCGAAGGACTTTGTACAAGTATTCTGGACGCGCATATCCTCGGCACACCGGTGGTGGCGTCTGATGTCGGCGGCATCCCCGAGATTGTTAAAAATGAAGAGACCGGATTGCTCGTGCCGCCCCAGGATCCGGCATCCCTCGCCGGCGCGATCCTCCGGCTGCTTCGAGACCGGCATCTGGGCGCCCGGCTCAATCAGGCCGGCCGCTCGCTCGTCATGAAGCGCTACAGCGTTAACGCCATGGTGGAGGGAACGTTGGCGGTTTATCGCCGGCTCCTGCATTGA
- a CDS encoding YcjF family protein, producing MMQTLRKILIPVGIGFTILALIGLLGSALMLYREAAAVHPILGWFVILLLLVGVGLLIVYPVAKLLMLPASLVRPEKTSGRKWEKFLQRYAGRILKNGAVRNEYEGLAALEATFNATRGEKKRQGAGSGAEAVSSVMRVSQLEDEINNTLTFLDRRTEKIIRRHAAAVFAATAVSQSGRLDTAIVLSAQLRMVKEIAEVYYQRPHPRELWALYLNVGTAAFIAGEIQDSEVLAVLGAPVSAGLSGLIPVNGMDPLISLLVNSLLDGSANALLTLRIGVLARRYCGIRIDADRRALTRSASLEAAGLLGGVVAEGASRVAAATRRLVVGGAVRFPQKAAMGVVGAVGVGGHLLAGIAKLAGKAAGTAAKKVSEPPVFAVKQMIRFWEHIEEVFEPETERVPGPHSDGPVD from the coding sequence ATGATGCAAACTCTCCGAAAAATTCTGATTCCCGTCGGGATCGGCTTCACGATCCTGGCCCTGATCGGCCTGCTCGGTTCGGCCCTGATGCTTTATCGGGAAGCGGCCGCGGTGCACCCGATTCTGGGCTGGTTTGTCATCCTGCTTCTCCTGGTGGGAGTGGGACTTCTTATTGTTTATCCTGTCGCGAAACTTCTCATGCTGCCGGCCTCATTGGTGCGCCCCGAAAAGACATCGGGCAGAAAATGGGAGAAATTTCTACAGCGGTATGCCGGGCGGATTCTCAAGAACGGCGCGGTGCGGAATGAGTATGAGGGATTGGCCGCGCTGGAGGCGACCTTCAATGCGACCCGCGGTGAGAAGAAGCGGCAGGGTGCCGGATCGGGCGCCGAGGCTGTTTCATCCGTCATGCGGGTGTCGCAACTGGAAGATGAGATCAATAACACTTTAACGTTTCTTGACCGGCGTACGGAGAAGATCATCCGCCGGCATGCCGCCGCCGTCTTCGCCGCGACAGCCGTTTCACAAAGCGGCCGCCTCGATACGGCGATCGTGCTCTCGGCGCAACTGCGTATGGTGAAGGAGATCGCTGAGGTTTATTATCAGCGGCCCCACCCCCGTGAGCTGTGGGCGCTCTATCTTAATGTGGGAACGGCGGCCTTTATCGCGGGGGAGATCCAGGACAGCGAAGTCCTCGCCGTCCTTGGGGCGCCCGTTTCGGCCGGTCTCTCGGGACTGATCCCCGTCAACGGAATGGATCCCCTGATCTCTCTGCTTGTGAACTCGTTGCTCGACGGCTCGGCGAACGCGCTGCTCACCTTGCGGATTGGTGTTCTCGCGCGCCGCTATTGTGGAATCCGCATTGATGCGGACCGCCGCGCTTTAACACGCAGCGCCTCGCTCGAAGCGGCCGGTCTTCTCGGCGGTGTGGTGGCCGAGGGAGCGAGCCGTGTGGCCGCCGCAACACGTCGCCTCGTTGTCGGCGGGGCGGTAAGATTTCCGCAGAAGGCGGCGATGGGGGTGGTGGGGGCGGTAGGCGTGGGCGGTCATCTCCTCGCCGGCATCGCCAAGCTGGCCGGCAAAGCGGCCGGCACCGCGGCGAAGAAGGTTTCCGAACCGCCTGTCTTTGCCGTGAAGCAGATGATTCGTTTCTGGGAACATATAGAAGAGGTCTTTGAACCTGAGACGGAGCGGGTTCCGGGGCCGCATTCGGATGGACCGGTGGATTAA